One part of the Anaerolineales bacterium genome encodes these proteins:
- a CDS encoding vitamin K epoxide reductase family protein — translation MLRKILIALSILGLLDSIYLTYVKLVEDGVCAVGGGCAIVNTSPYASLWGIPIAAIGGGAYLVMLIILLLEERSDFFAINGSLIVFGLSLIGVLYSAYLTYLELYVIHAICPFCVISAVILVAMLIISIMRLRNDMQTA, via the coding sequence TTGCTTAGAAAGATCTTGATCGCCCTCAGTATCCTGGGCTTGTTGGATTCGATCTACCTCACATACGTCAAGCTGGTGGAAGATGGAGTGTGCGCCGTGGGCGGCGGTTGCGCCATCGTCAACACCAGTCCGTACGCCTCCTTGTGGGGCATTCCCATCGCCGCCATCGGCGGCGGCGCCTACCTGGTGATGCTCATCATCCTGCTGCTGGAAGAGCGCAGCGATTTCTTCGCCATCAATGGCAGCCTGATCGTGTTCGGCCTCTCGCTGATTGGCGTGCTGTACTCCGCTTATCTCACCTATCTTGAGCTCTACGTCATTCACGCCATTTGCCCGTTCTGCGTGATCTCGGCCGTCATCCTGGTTGCCATGCTCATCATCTCGATCATGCGCCTGCGCAACGACATGCAAACTGCCTAG
- the fabG gene encoding 3-oxoacyl-[acyl-carrier-protein] reductase: MPVNPTPLKDKVAVVTGGSRGIGRAIAIELAARGASVVVNYNSNGKAAQDVVMEVVKAGGSAAAFPGDVAKVEDANNLIKAAVEKYGKIDILVNNAGITRDMLIMMMSEESWDAVMDTNLKGTFNCSKAAVRYMMKARTGRIINISSISGQIGNAGQTNYSASKAGQIGFTKALAREVASRNITVNAVAAGYVETEIWAGVPEEARTALLNMIPLGRKGDTQDIATAVAFLASDEASYITGQTLAVDGGMAMA; this comes from the coding sequence ATGCCAGTCAACCCCACCCCCCTCAAAGATAAGGTCGCCGTTGTCACCGGCGGCTCACGCGGCATTGGCCGCGCCATCGCCATTGAGCTGGCCGCCCGCGGCGCCTCGGTGGTGGTCAACTACAACAGCAACGGCAAAGCGGCCCAGGATGTAGTGATGGAAGTCGTCAAGGCCGGCGGCAGCGCGGCAGCCTTCCCCGGCGACGTAGCCAAAGTAGAAGATGCCAACAACCTCATCAAAGCCGCCGTCGAGAAGTATGGCAAGATCGACATTCTGGTCAATAACGCCGGCATCACCCGTGACATGCTGATCATGATGATGAGCGAAGAATCGTGGGACGCGGTGATGGACACCAACCTCAAGGGCACTTTCAACTGCTCCAAGGCCGCGGTGCGCTACATGATGAAGGCCCGCACTGGGCGCATCATCAACATCTCCTCTATTTCCGGCCAGATCGGCAATGCCGGCCAGACCAACTATTCGGCCTCGAAAGCCGGCCAGATCGGCTTCACCAAAGCCCTGGCCCGCGAAGTCGCCTCCCGTAACATCACGGTAAACGCGGTAGCCGCCGGCTACGTGGAAACCGAGATCTGGGCCGGCGTGCCAGAAGAGGCTCGCACTGCCCTGCTGAACATGATCCCCCTCGGCCGCAAGGGCGATACCCAAGACATCGCCACCGCGGTCGCCTTCCTCGCCTCCGATGAAGCCAGCTACATCACCGGCCAGACCCTGGCCGTGGATGGCGGCATGGCGATGGCCTAA
- a CDS encoding molybdopterin molybdotransferase MoeA — protein MDEALQKLLDGLPVTGTQSVPLAEANGRVLAEDIAAPFASPRFDNSSMDGFAVRSDDVQGASRQKPKGLLVAGDIPAGKSASTTLQPGHSMRIMTGAAMPAGADAVVPVEDTDAHNQADNALPAVVQVYAPVDTGAYVRPAGQDFANGQQLLAAGTRLRPQELALCAMLGQGELQVHRRPRVAIFSSGDELLAPGEKLQAGKIYETNSFTLQGLVQGAGAEPLLLGTAKDTLADVKAHLERAVEAGADLIVSSAGVSVGSFDFVRAAVESDGSIDAWKVNMRPGKPFTFGQYKNVPFVGLPGNPASAFVGFEVFLRAALHKLGGVRGWQRQAVRARLMETVESDGRESYLRVLIHSHPREWQVYLTGHQGSGNLYSLVQAHALLHVPAGVKKIRAKSLVEVWPL, from the coding sequence GTGGACGAAGCTCTGCAAAAATTGCTCGACGGCCTGCCGGTGACCGGCACGCAAAGCGTGCCGTTGGCTGAGGCCAACGGCCGCGTGCTGGCCGAGGACATAGCCGCGCCCTTCGCTTCGCCGCGCTTTGATAACTCCAGCATGGATGGCTTTGCCGTCCGCTCGGATGATGTGCAGGGCGCCAGCCGCCAGAAACCCAAGGGTCTATTGGTGGCGGGCGACATCCCGGCTGGCAAATCGGCCAGCACCACGCTGCAGCCCGGGCACAGCATGCGCATCATGACCGGCGCGGCGATGCCCGCCGGCGCCGATGCCGTGGTGCCGGTGGAAGACACCGATGCGCACAATCAGGCAGACAATGCGCTGCCGGCCGTGGTGCAGGTGTATGCGCCGGTGGACACCGGCGCATATGTGCGCCCGGCCGGGCAGGACTTTGCCAACGGCCAGCAGTTGCTGGCCGCTGGCACGCGCCTGCGCCCGCAGGAACTGGCGCTGTGCGCCATGCTGGGGCAGGGCGAGCTACAAGTCCACCGCAGGCCGCGCGTGGCCATCTTCTCCTCAGGCGATGAGCTGCTGGCGCCGGGCGAGAAATTGCAAGCCGGCAAGATTTATGAAACCAACTCGTTCACGCTGCAGGGTTTGGTGCAGGGCGCCGGCGCCGAGCCGCTGCTGCTGGGAACCGCCAAGGACACGCTGGCGGATGTCAAAGCCCATCTGGAGCGCGCCGTTGAGGCCGGGGCGGACCTCATCGTCTCTTCGGCCGGCGTGAGCGTGGGCTCATTTGATTTTGTGCGCGCCGCGGTGGAGAGTGACGGCAGCATCGATGCCTGGAAGGTCAACATGCGCCCGGGTAAGCCGTTCACCTTTGGCCAATACAAGAACGTTCCGTTCGTCGGGTTGCCCGGCAACCCCGCCTCGGCCTTCGTCGGCTTCGAGGTGTTCCTGCGCGCCGCGCTGCACAAGCTGGGCGGGGTACGGGGCTGGCAGCGCCAGGCCGTGCGGGCTCGGTTAATGGAAACAGTGGAGTCAGACGGCCGCGAAAGCTACTTGCGCGTCTTAATTCACTCTCACCCGCGCGAGTGGCAGGTTTATTTGACAGGCCATCAGGGTTCAGGTAATCTTTATTCGCTCGTTCAGGCCCACGCATTGTTGCATGTGCCGGCGGGCGTAAAGAAAATTCGTGCAAAGTCTCTTGTAGAAGTTTGGCCGCTATAG
- a CDS encoding bifunctional (p)ppGpp synthetase/guanosine-3',5'-bis(diphosphate) 3'-pyrophosphohydrolase: MEINSLVEQLPSRYTPVEHELIQRAYRFAARAHEGQKRASGEPYINHCIAVATILAELEVPAVLVAAGLLHDTVEDTDVTLKDLEKEFGEEVAKLVAGVTKLSQLPRVSRITGGPNKGKRNGRAAESEEAPEEDRSRGADMASETLRKTFLAMGEDVRVVLIKLADRLHNMRTLGYLPEEKRQRIARQTLDIFAPLANRLGIWQLKWELEDLAFRHSEPSTYKQIAANIAERRSEREKTLHDIEKRLKSMLLQEGIQAEVSGRPKHIYSIYNKMRRKGVPFEALTDVRAARIIVNDVATCYQALGIIHSKFRPVPGEFDDYIAAPKDNFYQSLHTAVIYEDGRPLEIQIRTIQMHENAELGIAAHWRYKEGTPQDKDYERRVVWLRSLMDWMHEVDDAGQFVDTMKTDVFSDRVYAFTPRGDIIDMPSGATPLDFAYHVHTDVGHRCRGAKVNGKLVALDSTLRTGDQVEILTTKRGGPSRDWLNPNLRLLNTERARSKVRHWFKRQDRELNISVGRGQLERELRRLSLAELDIDRLVKEAGYKEADDLYEALGTGDLSVGRLIAKLNLGEREQKVEPLPPGRQTPFTSGDTVTVLGLQGLLTAMAKCCKPVPGDPIVGYITRGRGATIHRRDCPNILRVRDRERLVQVSWGAPKSTYPVAVRILAYDRDGLMRDVSTLIADEGVSMSQVKVDVDRNQATFDLVLNVDNIAQLSRVLTRVETLPNVLEARRVRPG, from the coding sequence ATGGAGATCAACTCGTTAGTCGAACAATTGCCCAGCCGCTACACTCCCGTTGAGCATGAACTCATCCAGCGGGCGTATCGCTTTGCGGCGCGCGCCCACGAGGGCCAAAAGCGCGCCTCCGGCGAGCCCTACATCAATCATTGCATCGCCGTCGCCACGATCCTGGCCGAGCTGGAAGTGCCGGCTGTGCTGGTGGCCGCCGGCCTGCTGCACGACACCGTAGAAGATACTGACGTAACCCTCAAAGACCTCGAAAAAGAATTTGGCGAAGAAGTGGCCAAGCTGGTGGCGGGGGTCACCAAGCTAAGCCAGCTGCCGCGGGTCTCGCGCATCACCGGCGGCCCGAATAAGGGCAAGCGCAACGGACGCGCCGCAGAGAGCGAAGAAGCGCCGGAGGAGGACCGCAGCCGCGGTGCCGACATGGCCTCGGAAACGCTGCGCAAGACCTTCCTGGCCATGGGCGAGGATGTGCGCGTGGTGCTGATCAAGCTAGCCGACCGCCTGCACAACATGCGCACCCTCGGCTACCTGCCCGAGGAAAAACGCCAGCGCATCGCCAGGCAGACTTTGGACATCTTTGCCCCGCTGGCCAACCGCCTCGGTATTTGGCAGCTCAAGTGGGAGCTGGAAGACCTGGCGTTCCGCCATTCTGAGCCCAGCACCTACAAACAGATCGCCGCCAATATTGCTGAACGCCGCTCGGAGCGCGAGAAGACCCTGCATGACATCGAGAAGCGGCTCAAGAGCATGTTGCTGCAAGAGGGTATCCAGGCTGAGGTTTCCGGCCGCCCCAAGCATATTTACTCCATATACAACAAGATGCGCCGCAAAGGCGTGCCCTTTGAGGCGCTGACCGATGTGCGCGCCGCCCGCATCATTGTCAATGATGTGGCCACCTGTTATCAGGCATTGGGCATCATTCATTCCAAGTTTCGCCCAGTCCCGGGCGAATTTGACGACTACATCGCCGCTCCCAAGGACAACTTCTACCAATCCCTGCATACTGCGGTCATTTATGAAGACGGCCGCCCCCTCGAGATCCAGATCCGCACCATTCAGATGCATGAGAACGCCGAACTGGGCATTGCCGCCCACTGGCGTTACAAAGAGGGCACGCCCCAGGATAAGGACTACGAGCGCCGTGTGGTCTGGCTGCGCTCGTTGATGGACTGGATGCACGAGGTGGACGACGCCGGCCAGTTCGTCGACACCATGAAGACGGATGTCTTCAGCGATCGTGTGTACGCCTTCACGCCGCGCGGCGACATCATTGATATGCCCAGCGGCGCCACGCCGCTGGACTTTGCCTACCATGTGCACACAGACGTGGGCCACCGCTGCCGCGGGGCCAAGGTGAACGGCAAGCTGGTGGCGCTGGACAGCACCCTGCGTACGGGCGACCAGGTCGAGATCCTCACCACCAAGCGCGGCGGCCCCAGCCGTGACTGGCTGAACCCCAATTTGCGCCTGCTCAACACCGAGCGGGCGCGTTCCAAGGTGCGCCACTGGTTCAAGCGTCAGGACCGCGAGCTCAACATCAGCGTGGGGCGCGGCCAACTGGAGCGCGAGCTGCGCCGCCTGAGCCTGGCAGAGCTGGACATCGACCGCCTGGTAAAAGAGGCTGGTTATAAAGAAGCCGATGACCTGTACGAGGCGCTGGGCACGGGCGACCTTTCCGTCGGGCGGCTGATCGCCAAGCTGAATCTGGGCGAGCGCGAGCAGAAAGTAGAGCCGCTGCCGCCTGGGCGGCAGACGCCTTTCACCAGCGGCGACACCGTCACCGTGCTGGGCCTGCAGGGTCTGCTGACTGCGATGGCCAAATGCTGCAAGCCGGTGCCGGGTGACCCCATTGTGGGCTACATCACCCGTGGCCGCGGCGCCACCATCCATCGTAGGGATTGCCCCAACATTTTGCGCGTGCGTGACCGTGAGCGCCTGGTGCAAGTCTCGTGGGGCGCGCCCAAGAGCACCTACCCGGTCGCGGTGCGCATTCTGGCGTACGACCGTGACGGCCTGATGCGGGATGTCTCAACCCTGATCGCCGACGAAGGCGTGAGCATGAGCCAGGTCAAAGTGGATGTGGACCGTAACCAGGCCACGTTCGATCTGGTCTTGAACGTCGACAACATTGCCCAGCTGAGCCGTGTGTTAACCAGGGTGGAAACGTTACCGAATGTGCTGGAGGCGCGCCGCGTGCGCCCCGGGTGA
- a CDS encoding YcaQ family DNA glycosylase, with protein sequence MLTIDQQTARRFILGKQGLWPGRRWKGAAGTEKAMRAMEYLQLDPLQIIARSHDIKLHARVQGYKPGLWEQVAYKQRKFFDWGGWLAVRPMDELPYWRVVMRRERDTGHVKTAKEHAAAIQEMRQVLRERGTVSNRDFEMAARTRTNSYRGRKDSAVALYYLWRIGEVMTHHRSNFERVYALTESVAPKELIYEASEAETDRFLVRKEISHNGLTWLKRTAEAYYRGVPFNRIGSLREQLLTELEIIEVQVEGWKQPQCALARDAKLLKELAAGRVPKAWKPLGATTEQEVTFFAPLEPVSARGRAKTLFDFEYVWEVYKPESKRKYGYYTLPVMWGERLVARFDSKLDRTTNTYVILGFWLEDNRLAKNEAFAEALAAGFESFVGFLGADKLNAKAVKEPMLRKRLAQVKP encoded by the coding sequence ATGCTCACGATCGATCAACAGACCGCCCGGCGTTTCATCCTTGGCAAGCAGGGGCTGTGGCCCGGCCGCCGCTGGAAAGGTGCGGCCGGCACCGAGAAGGCCATGCGCGCCATGGAGTACCTGCAACTGGACCCGCTGCAGATCATTGCCCGCAGCCACGACATCAAGCTGCACGCTCGGGTGCAAGGGTACAAGCCCGGCCTGTGGGAGCAGGTTGCCTACAAACAGCGCAAGTTCTTTGACTGGGGTGGGTGGCTGGCGGTGCGCCCCATGGATGAGCTGCCGTATTGGCGCGTAGTGATGCGGCGCGAGCGCGACACGGGTCATGTGAAAACAGCCAAGGAGCATGCCGCCGCTATCCAGGAGATGCGCCAGGTGCTGCGCGAGCGCGGCACGGTGAGCAACCGTGACTTTGAAATGGCAGCCCGCACGCGCACGAATAGTTACCGCGGGCGCAAGGACAGCGCCGTGGCCTTGTATTACCTCTGGCGGATCGGCGAGGTGATGACCCACCACCGCTCGAATTTTGAGCGGGTTTATGCGCTGACCGAGTCTGTTGCGCCAAAAGAACTGATCTATGAAGCCAGTGAAGCGGAGACCGACCGCTTTCTGGTGCGCAAAGAAATTAGCCATAACGGGCTGACCTGGCTCAAGCGCACAGCAGAAGCGTATTACCGGGGCGTGCCGTTTAACAGGATCGGTAGTTTGCGTGAGCAATTGCTGACGGAGCTGGAGATCATCGAGGTGCAGGTCGAGGGCTGGAAGCAGCCGCAATGCGCGCTGGCCCGCGACGCCAAGCTGCTGAAGGAGCTGGCGGCGGGGCGCGTGCCGAAGGCATGGAAGCCGTTGGGCGCCACGACCGAGCAGGAGGTCACCTTTTTCGCACCGCTGGAGCCGGTCAGCGCCCGCGGGCGGGCCAAGACCCTGTTTGACTTCGAGTACGTGTGGGAAGTCTACAAGCCTGAGAGCAAACGCAAGTATGGCTACTACACGCTGCCAGTGATGTGGGGTGAGCGGTTGGTGGCGCGCTTTGACAGCAAGCTGGATCGCACCACCAACACGTATGTCATCCTAGGCTTCTGGCTTGAGGACAATCGCCTGGCGAAGAACGAAGCATTTGCCGAAGCCCTGGCCGCCGGTTTCGAAAGTTTTGTTGGCTTTCTGGGTGCGGATAAGCTCAATGCCAAGGCAGTCAAGGAGCCAATGCTGCGCAAGCGGCTGGCGCAGGTCAAGCCTTAA